From the Equus przewalskii isolate Varuska chromosome 19, EquPr2, whole genome shotgun sequence genome, one window contains:
- the ZNF391 gene encoding zinc finger protein 391 yields the protein MESLRGNTAQGPTNEEGCKSEDQLSRQTKCNVQKKSSFEKRTIRKVSMTLKEIFTRERGPESSEFSLTSKLHTQQKILKGTRSLISRKNSKVNSNLIKHQKLFSQKKLCKCNECGKAFSYQSNLIVHSRIHDGEKPFECNECGKTFSRSTHLIEHQRTHTGEKPYECSECGKAFSRSTHLSLHQRIHTGEKPYECRECGKAFSRSTNLSQHQRTHTQEKPYKCNDCGKAFSDRSTIIQHQRIHTGENPYECSECGKAFSWISSLIEHQRIHTGENPYECSDCGKVFSRSSSLIEHQRIHTGEKPHECRECGKGFSRSSSLIIHQRTHTGEKPYKCNDCGKAFSQSSTLIRHQQLHSKE from the coding sequence ATGGAAAGTCTCAGAGGGAATACTGCCCAAGGTCCTACAAATGAAGAAGGCTGTAAAAGTGAGGACCAGTTATCAAGGCAGACAAAATGTAATGTACAGAAGAaatcttcttttgagaaaagaacaatcagaaaagTGTCAATGACCCTCAAGGAAATTTTCACTAGGGAGAGAGGCCCTGAATCCAGTGAATTTAGTCTAACCTCCAAACTTCATACACAGCAGAAAATTCTAAAGGGAACTAGATCCCTCATATCTAGGAAAAACTCCAAAGTTAATTCAAACTTAATTAAACACCAAAAACTCTTCTCACAAAAGAAACTTTGTAAATGCAacgaatgtgggaaagcttttagtTACCAATCAAACCTTATTGTCCACAGTAGAATTCATGATGGAGAAAAGCCTTTtgaatgcaatgaatgtgggaaaacttTTAGCCGAAGTACACACCTTATTGAAcatcaaagaactcacactggagagaaaccttatgaatgcagtgaatgtggaaaagcttTTAGCCGGAGTACTCACCTTAGTCTACATCAGAGGAtccatactggagaaaaaccatatgagtgtcgtgaatgtggaaaagcctttagcCGAAGTACTAACCTTAGTCAACATCAGCGAACTCATACTCAAGAAaaaccttacaaatgtaatgactgtgggaaagccttcagtgacCGTTCAACTATAATTCAGCATCAACGAATACACACTGGAGAGAACCCCtatgaatgcagtgaatgtggaaaagctttcagttggATCTCATCTCTTATtgaacatcagagaattcacactggagagaaccCCTATGAGTGCAGTGACTGTGGGAAAGTGTTCAGTCGAAGCTCATCCCTTATTGAacatcagagaatccacactggagaAAAGCCCCATGAGTGTAGAGAGTGTGGAAAGGGCTTTAGTCGGAGCTCATCCCTTATTATCCACCAGAGAACTCATACCGGAGAGAAGCCTTACAAATGTAATgactgtgggaaagccttcagtcagAGTTCAACTCTCATCAGACATCAGCAACTTCACAGTAAAGAGTAA